The following is a genomic window from Anas acuta chromosome 3, bAnaAcu1.1, whole genome shotgun sequence.
GGAGTGAATCTGCTACCCTTCAATTAGATAGATGTTGTATACTGGCTTTAAATACCACCTGCCTAGTAATTCCAGCAGGCTCTGCTTCAAATGTAGCTGCAGTATTGTCCCCAAAGTAGATAAAAGgttgagttttttgtttgttttttcagtacTGTGAATTAGTAACTGTTGCATCTTAAGTGTTAATGATTATACTGCAGGAAttgaagaaatagaaatgtttttcttgtctttaaatTCTGTAGGTGTTTTTAACACAGCTGCTGGAAGTCACCCCAACCAAAATTCTAGCACTCTCAACGGGGGAGATGTCATCAACCttaaaccaaacaaacagaGGACCAAGAAGAGCAGAAGTCCTTTCAGCAACTGCAGCATACCTTAGACCACTTCTGGAGGACAAAAAGTAACAGTGAATTGGATGAAGTTGTGCAATtgaatacagaataaaaagccAGCTTTAGAGGTATTTTACCAGTGCTTTAGCGAATCTTGTGCCTATGGGATCCTTGATAGATGATGGGTTTGTCTAAAATTGCTGATGCAGTGGTTTTTGGTGTGTAGAGTGAGACACCTGGTGGCAAAACAGAACCATGTCTGTCCCTGTGCActccttgaaaaaaataagcatatttttgAAGGAATTATTTACAGAGCTCTGAACTAGGTTTTGCTGCATTGTGAAGCACATTTAACGTAAGGATAATGCCTTACAGGTAAAGGTACAGACCATAACCTTATGGCCCAAGGTACAGTAGCAACCTTGCAActaaattttaaaggaaatgttaGACTTGATTAGCCAGGACactaagaaattaaacaaagagCAGAATGAAGATGTCGCGTTTTATGCCTGACTGTATTCACGTGGATTCTGGCAGTTCTGTCGGTGCAATATACTTGTGTTCTATACATGGTTGTTACGGTACATATGTCAACATTTGGTATGAACATTTAGGCTAAATTCCAGTGTATGTGTCACTTGGAGATCAGCTGATGATTATGAAATAGCATCTTCAGAAAaggttttcctttaaaaacgTTCCATTTCTGATGAggctttcccagctgctgctgtgtatGTTTAACTTGCTATACTTGGGCCTAAAAgcttagatttaaaaaatggatgGTGCCAAAAACGTTCCTCTCTTACCTAATGCTGTGCTACAGGTGTTTTTgtaagtttgtttttcctcagtcttAACAGGTTGAACAAGTGGGTCTTTAACACTAATAGATATCCAGACGGAACACATAACGTAATCACATTCCTGTCCAAGTTTGATTGCTGTGTCCTGTGTTATCTATGAAAAAGGAACTTGCAAAGTGGCGTCACAAAATATTTACCTTCTTTGGAGAAATTTTTTGTAGGTACTGTAAACTAGGTTATGGAGGATCCAAAAACTGCAGCTAAGAACTGCATTACATTGATGAGGTGTTCCTTGATGTTGTCACATACTCAAAATTAGCTGAGAGTTACAGAAAATCTAATTCTGCAAGATCAGAGacatggcaaaaaaaatcaagaacataaataattttacagaACTGATTTAGACATTTAGGAGCCCAAATCTACAGTTACTTGGGTTTAGGCTCCTAAATCACTAAGGTGCTTTAAAAACTGCTAAGCAAGATATCTAatttaccaaaaataaacactttttaatcCTCTTCAAGAGCATgcatgccttttaaaaatatccattttgTTTACATGTTTTTGTATGGTATGatataattttaactttttaggATTTCTACAACAAACCTGCCAGtgacaaatgcaaaatatgctgcttgaaaaaaaaatgtagaattttaatagttttttaaaCAGTGTATGAGAGTGAAAGCGACTCGACTGATCCTGTATATTTTTGGAGGAAGGACTTTTCACTGTGTGAATTCCTATAGGAAGCCTGActtattttgtttctaagtCGATGCGTATGGAAACTGAAATGTCTTCTTGTCCCACTGTCTGCAGGGAGAGAAGTGGGTGGCAAGTTATGCACAAGCAGTGTAGCTCTCTGAACTCTGCGTTTGATGTTTACTGTGTTAGACTTCCTACTGAGTCCCGTTGTTTCTTTGACAAGCTGTCACAGCATCGCCTGGTGGTGGCAAGAAGGCGCTCGGTCCCCGTTGCTGTTGCAGCAAAACTGTTCTCCGCTGCCATGTTTCCTGTATTCTCTCTTGGATAgatgcctttattttttaacaagtGCATTTAATCATGTATGTATGGATGGATGTATAAATGGAGTCGAGTCCCAGCTGTCTTAATGATTTAAGAAGTAAGGTACTTCGGATTTGGTAACAGAGACCTATGATTGTACACCATGGGCCCATCTGACAGCGTCAGGATGTAGGGCAGAGGGTACGCCTGAAGAGTTATAAGAACTGTTTTTAACGTGGAAACTTTTACGTTTCATTGTTTGTCTGCCAGTTTAAcgtttttttaattaatttttctcaaaaaGCCTACAAAGTGTCTGAAACATCTTTCTTGCCTTGTTTGACTTTGTACAGAGTGCTGAAAAATCTTTCTGATGTGTAACGACCATTTGTACTGTTAGATCTTTTACAGCAGACGTTGTATTGTTACAGAAGCCATTGGCTTCTGAGGTCTGTCACTATAAACCACTATGTTAAGGACTGAAAAGTCAATAGAAATTTTCGTAGGTGGAGACTTGTCAGGCCTGCTAAATATAGGATACACTGAAATGTCGTATGTATGTGCTGTGATCTGTGAACATACATTTGCAGGACCAGGCAACAGTGAGTTTTAATTTCATCCCCATTTTAAATCTGAAGTGGCTCTTTCTTTGTGGTGACTTTGCAGTGCTTAATCTCCAGTACGACCAAGATGGAGGCTGTCCAAATTAGCATTTTTCTGGAGAGCGCTTTGCATGTGCTCTgcttgaaaatgtaaattttatcCCCCTAGTTTTAGACGTGAACCAACTGAGTTGCATGCTGCAGGAATCCTTAGGTATTCCTATCACTGCTCCACTGGAGTAACTCTGACTGTTGGATGAAGAGAGGTGCCTGCACTTCCAGCACTCACATTGTCCcgagtatttctttttattataaacATTGCCCCCATTTTCCACTCGGTGTTCTCACCAAAACACCATGTTGCAGTCACCCTTCTCGTGCTCCTGCTGACTGCGTGCTGGCAGAGGGTGCAGTTCTGTGCCTACCGCAAAGTTTTCTTCGGTGAGACTGAGCAAGCTGCACTCCTCTGACATCTGCTAATGTCTCTTGAGTAGCTCATTGGATACACGATCTAAATTTTGCCAGAattctttgctttcagctgATAAAGTTAGTAGAAAACTTCAGTAACTTAATGCCTTAGTGAAGTAAGCATACACTAAAGCTCTCAAGCATCCGTCAGTCCCGTGTCGTGTCCATTCAGTGAACGGGTGCTCTCACAGCAAGTGGGGCATCGTTTGGTGCAGAGCAGTAATGCTAGGGATGCATTTCCGACTGGAAATAACAGACCTCAAGGCTGTAAGGCTGGTCACACTGAGATTTGTGTGCTTGTGTCTGTGGTTAATTAAAAAACAGGCATTCCACTTAAGACAATCTTGgagctttattttcagtgtttcttaagGCAATGCTTGCCTTTGTTGGTCAAAATGCACAAATTCCCATACTGTCAGTCTAATTTcctggttaatttttttttatacttctgtaaaaattgtcttttttatttttcattgttggGCTATAGCACATCTGATGTAGTTTTTCCTTGCATCACTTCTGTAGCTGTACGTTGTACTGGAGGGCCTTGAGCAGCTGGACATGGATGTACTGCTTTGAGGTTATGCCTGGGTATGTGGACACACCTGGTGAACGTGCACTTTGATGCTGTTAATTCATTAGTCAAGCGTATAGCTACTAGTTAATGGACTAACTAATTGTTTGCACTGCTGGACCCTCTTGGGGGAGCTCAGTCGCACACTAAACTGACAAGCATGCTTTGGATTCCAGCGGCGGTACCGAAGCTGCTCCTGTTTTTCTAAACCTAATCATAAACCTCGGGCTAAAGCTATCATTCCTGAGCACGAGGTGCCCATCAGACAGAGCAACCACAACCCGAGAGGTGTGATTGCATCAAAACCACCGCACTGTGCTTCTGTAAAAAGTAACAGTTGtgcaaatcttttttgtttctttatgctCAACTTGTATCTGACAGAATATTTCTCACTTAAATATAGCATCCTAAAAGGTAATCAaagtcataaaagaaaaaacacaggaattATTAAATTTAAGATGCAAGGTGCTATGATAAACTAAGAGAAACGTTGAAACAGTCCCATGGCAAAGAGGGGTTCTGGACGAGTCACCTGAAAGCCAGGTGAGTCCTGGTGCTGCGCTCGCCTCATTCTCAGGTTTGCAGCAGAAGGGGGATGCTGATAAAAATGCTGAGAATTTGTGTTTCCTCTTCCTGACGCAGATGTGGTTCAGCAGAACCAACTGAAGttgctcaaaaaaataaaataaaaaggaccaGGAGAAAAAACGTTGTCACTGCAAAGCTAGAGATGTGTTGTTACTAAGAAGTGACTTAACCTTATTGGCAAGTTCCCGTGACTCTGAATGGTTAAAacagattatatatatacacacataacTGTTTTTATCACCTTCATGAACTCAAGtaaatgtattatatttttagaaaaagtcGATATAATGTACAGTAAATCCTCAAGTGgacaaataaatgtttaaaaatgaatgttgtGTGTATGGTGTTCCTGTAAAACTCCTGCAAGTTACCTTGTATTGTAGAATACCCACAAGCTGGTATCACACAATGTAAGCGCGTTTCTTTGATTACTGTTTGGTCTGATTGCAGGTCACTCTTTTTGTGGTTATATTAATTTGTCACTGTATTAAATAGCAAGAAGTTGCCATAACCCTGTAGTTGTGCGACCTGCCACTGCCTAGGAGCATGCCCAGGAGCGTGCTGGACTCCAGTTtgtgtgctgccagcagcaggatccAAGGCAGCGCGTGCTGAGGTACCCTCAAAGGAGTAAGTGTGGGCATCCCAATCCAACTAACGCATTTTTCTGAGCTCTTGCCCCTCAGTTTCGTCACCACAGAGAAAACACGGATTCTGTTCTGCCCTTTGTGTTCATTCAATCAAAAATAATCACAATCAATGTGGCTAAAATGCATGGGTCTGATGcgttttctgaaaagaaacaggcaACCAGTCTGctgatttctcttttatttttctaatttttttctctaaggtAAAATAGAACTCAGAGCATCTGGGTTTTCCTCTTACCCAAGTGTCTCAGGAATCTGGAAAGTAACGCgctgctccttcctcttccatgcAATTTAGCACACAGAGAAACACTTTGCTTGCTTAACACCCAAAGTAAGAATTAATTAGCGATGTTTTAGGGAAGCGAGAACTTGAGATGTGAGCAAACTCACATTTTTATGGTCAGAACTTTTAGGTCAGGTAAGTGGTTACCTACAGCTCAGTGCCTTGTCCCAGCTGCCTTATGCCTGCTAAACCGTGTCTGCTgtgttcagatttatttatttattttacaacagACGGCGCTTGGAagtctttcactttttttttttataatctgcTCTTGATTTGATCATCTGTGGGATGCCAGCTATGgttagctattttattttaacaatggGGTTTTAAAGAGCCAGTAtgaaactgcagcaaaatgCTCAGTAGTCTTGTAGTTTTTAGTTACTAGATTGTTCTGACCCAGGGAATCTGTAATGGATGCAGCGTCTTCTTACCCAGCACTGAAGACGGTAACAGTGGATGCACTGCAGCCCTCCTGTGGGTCTGATGATGCAGGATTTAGAAAAGTGGCAAACAAATGATTTAAAAACTTAAACATTAACAGGACAAAACGAGTCTACGCTAATACCTCATCCGTTGATCTGCAGATGGTGATGGCTTACTTCACTCTGTCCttgaaaccaaaaaaaaaagtgtcctaGTGAGTGCTATAAAAGTACTTCTAGCTCTTGATATggtgaagagaaacagaaacaggtaaaaagaaaaaaaaatccctcctggCCTAACCTTGTAATGgactctaaaaaaaaataattgaagaacTATTTTAAGCATTGAAACTCTACTTCCAACTTAACTATTCCAGTGTGATTGCTGAGAGCCTTTCATGTGTATTATTATTAAGGGCTTTAATGCTGTTATAAGTCAACAGCTTTACTTCTCTTGGTAAGGTTTGCAAGcatcaaaaacaaaagtaatttctaAAATACAATTATAAAACTAATTAGTCTCAGAAACTAGTGTGGTTGTTTTGGAAGCACCCACCTGGAAGAGTGCCATTTCTGCGGATGAGCTGCAGGAACACCGCccgtgcagcagcagaagctccACGCGCTGAGGGAGCCGCACTTGTGGGCACAGCTCTGGCCCTCAGCATCCTCCCGGAGGCCAGGTCTCcgagcagcagcccaggggcaAGCAGCAGAGTCCCTGCATCCCCCAAGGGAACGGCGCCCCTTGGTGAAATAGTGGGAGAACAGGAGgctaaaacaaacatacaaacccCATTTCCTCAAGGAGTAGGCTATGTCAAGTGTTACAGCTTCCTGCACTTAACAAGTAACATCTGCCAGCTGAGAAATGGTGCTGTTGATCCACAGATGATGATGAGCAGCAGCTGATAAAATACGGGTCCCCTTTCTgttagctttaaaacaaaagcacgAACTGCCACACACGGTGGGAGGCAGCACGGTTCGCTAGGCAGGCACCGAGTGGCACAGAGCCAGAGCTGGAGCCTTGTCCTAGTCCCGCCTGCAACCTCCAAATAGGTTTGTTGCTCTCAACTTCCTCAGAGTAAGGAGCAGGACATCGCACTGTCTATGCAAATACAATATacagtttattcatttttttttggtttattgcccataatttgtcttttttcccccaaagtcCATTTCACACGCCATGTATACAGCAGAGAAAAGTTGAAATCTCAGTATATGACAAAACAAatttaggtttgttttttttttaaaaaaaaaagaggagaatgAAGGAAAGGCGAGACTTCGATGGTTTCTGACAGTTCAGCAGAAGCACGTTACAGTTTGCAACAGAGCAACGGCAACTCTACAGAGGAAACCCTGACAGCGTTCTTTATTGCCGAACTAAAAATGCCAATGCTACCAAAACCCCCTAAATGCCTGCACCTCACAACCAAAGGATACGTCGGTGCGCGTGGCGGCGTGTGGCTGCGCGTGTACTCGTACCACGAGTCGGTCTCAGCTGCCGTGGGCTCTTCACGGGGCCTCCACCACGCTGCGGTCTGCCAGAAGCGGCCCCGAGGGCAGCTCAATCCTGCTTGTTGTTGCACGCCTGCCGCACGGAGGACTTCTGGTGCTCTAACAACGTGATGGACTTCTCGGAATTCTCCAGGTTCCGGAGCAGAGTCTCTAGCCTTCGCTTGATCTTCTTCTGATCCTCGATGGCGCACCCGATCACAACGGACTGAAATTTCTGGTCGATGGGTCCCGCCGGCACGTCGGACGTGCACGCGCCGTAAAGCGACATGAGGCGGATTTTGGCGTCTTCCAAGTCATCCAGAAGTTTATTGACAATTTCGTCGATCATCTTGGTGGCGTGCAGCAGGGATTCCTGCTGCTGGGCGTTGCGGATGGTTTCCACGGACACCTCCACCGTCAGGGTACGGCCCATCAGGCGATTGGCGGTCAAGTTCAGCTCTTCTCTCTCACCTAAcgtgaaaaaaagaaagcagtctgCATTACAGGCTGGTGCTTCCCAGGGCAAATTACATCGAGACACTCAAACTACTACAGTTTTGCAgcaaaaaagtgtgtttttaataacaagTGACAACATGTGAGATTACCAGGAGCCAGAGGTTAAATTCAGTGAAGTAAATAGGATTTAggcagataaattaaaaaaaaaaaaaaaaacaacacaatgtCTCATGATTTGAGGTGAGGCAGAACGCTTCACTACAAATATAAGCAATCCTTTTGCACTGCTGCTAGGACACCTGCCCTGTCACACTGAGGCAAGCACATGATATCATCAGGAAACTTTATCCAGTAACAAACCCAGCAAATTAAGGACCTAAGCCATGAGAGATTTACACGGCACCCTGAAAGGCCACAAAGAGGAAACTGGTTCCTGACTACCAGGTGCAAGTAGGGGTtagtgaaaaatgcatttctattttGTGATTcctaaaatacaaattacaaCAAGAGATTTTACGTGTAAGCCCTTGCAGAACCAATAAATCTCCAGCTTAAGGCACCTAAGATAAGAGAGAAAGATTTAGGGGCTACGTTTAAAGCCGCCTATCACACCCCCATGACAAATACCTCATGGCAAAAGGATGGCAAAGCAGCTGCTCACCTTCGCTGATGTGCCTCATGTCCTGGCTGTTCTGTATGTTGTGGATCATTTCCAGCAGGGTTTCCTTCTCTTGTTCCATAGCAGACGCCGCGTCGCGGAAAGCCTCTACCCTGAATGTggttaaagcaaacaaaatcttaGGTGAGCAtctgttttattattcaaagtcctttttaaaaatcaaatagaaaaaaataaacacacaaaataaaccCCAAACCAAGTTCAAGAAGTACAGTCTGACTTCATTACCTTCTCCCATATCTTTGGTTTTCAAGAcacaatataatttaaaaaaaaatgaagcaaacaaaaataaaactaaaaaaaacaagcagcacgCTAATTTGCTCCAacttaaatcttttattttcctgacagCACGGCTCTGTCCCCCTCCAAGGGGCACCTGGACAGGCAGAGCCTCGGGGATGGCTGCCACCCGCCTGCGAAGCACGGAGAGCTGTGGGACTTGTGACCCTGCACCTCCTTTGTATGGCGAGGGGAACGGGAGAGGTCAGTGGCTGCCACCTCTGGTTAACTTTATAAGGCTctccctgctcagcagctcGCCTTTTTTGTTAGGGAGCACGCAGGACCGCCTGCCCACGCGGGGTTTTCTTTCCATGAAGTGATGCGGcgagctggcaggaggcagtGCGGTGATTCACAGGGGACGAAGCTCTCAGTGATCAGCTCCTATTTCTGggcgggcagggctgtgggtgtCCCTTGGGACATCAGGCTTCCAGCCCAGCGCTGTGCTGGGAAGCCTGGCCGGGACCCCACACATCACAAATCCTCTTCGGTTCCTCCATCCCGCGTGCTTTCACCGAGCCATGGCACCAACCAAAGCTCCTCGTTCATCCTGGCGCTTGGGAACACGACAACCGAGCACCAGCACGCGGCGCCTCGCTCATTCCAGCCCTACATTTCCCGGGCACTGTGGGATGAAGATGTCCCCTCCACGGCCACCAGCAGATCCATTAGCATCAGGATGGGACCAGCGTGACCTCCTCAAAGAGGGGCTCACAGTGGGGAGCACCAGCAGCCAAAAGAGAGGGCGGAGGCAGGCAGAACTGACAGCACGGATACAGGGAGTCGCACCCCACGGGCACCGCGTTCGGGGCCCTGTTTTACCACCCACGCAGTGAAAGCGCACGCTCAGCGCCTCTCCTTTCATGTTAACTCCACGGAGCAGTGGGAAAAGTTAATGCCGAGCGAGTCCTTGCCAAGAAGAAATACtggtaattattattttggatGGGTAAGTATGAGGAATAAGGCAGGAGGAGTCACCCCGTGCCTCAGACGTCTGCGCTTTATAATTTAAGAAGCCTGGCAATATTTTCATAAAGGCCTTGCCgtgcccttaaaaaaaaaacagtgttttcaggACTTGGAAATCCATTTCAGCCCCCAGAAAGCTTAAAATCTGAAAGGGCAGAATTTCAATTTTAACAGAGCTTTTACATCAGCTCAGGTGTGTCACTGCCCTGCTGAAAACTAAAGGTCTGCCTGCGGGGAACGGCTCGAGCCCTGATTTCCACGGGCTGCAATGGGCCCTGT
Proteins encoded in this region:
- the BAG2 gene encoding BAG family molecular chaperone regulator 2 is translated as MAQAKISAKASEGQQQQQQQQQQQSAGQLRGRFYRSTSMADRSSRLLENLDQLELRVEAFRDAASAMEQEKETLLEMIHNIQNSQDMRHISEGEREELNLTANRLMGRTLTVEVSVETIRNAQQQESLLHATKMIDEIVNKLLDDLEDAKIRLMSLYGACTSDVPAGPIDQKFQSVVIGCAIEDQKKIKRRLETLLRNLENSEKSITLLEHQKSSVRQACNNKQD